A region from the Pseudonocardia petroleophila genome encodes:
- a CDS encoding isoprenyl transferase: MREVLYSVYERRLSRRLDQVGGRPRHVALMLDGNRRWARDAGLVDVNDGHRVGAAKIADLLGWCEEAQVEVVTLFLLSTDNLSRPPAELAPLLEIIADVVDELSGPAARWRLRVVGALDLLPGEISARLANAAARTTGRPGLELNVAVCYGGRQEIADAVRKLLLQHAESGTSIEELAEVLDVDHIAAHLYTSGQPDPDLVIRTSGEQRLSGFLLWQSANSEFWFCEAYWPEFRKVDFLRALRDYAARHRRFGS; the protein is encoded by the coding sequence GTGCGCGAGGTGCTGTACTCGGTGTACGAGCGTCGGCTCAGCCGCCGGCTCGACCAGGTCGGCGGCCGGCCGAGACACGTCGCGCTGATGCTCGACGGCAACCGCCGCTGGGCCCGCGACGCCGGGCTGGTCGACGTCAACGACGGCCACCGGGTCGGCGCGGCGAAGATCGCGGACCTCCTCGGCTGGTGCGAGGAGGCGCAGGTCGAGGTCGTGACGCTGTTCCTGCTCTCCACCGACAACCTCTCCCGGCCGCCGGCGGAGCTCGCGCCGCTGCTGGAGATCATCGCCGACGTCGTCGACGAGCTGAGCGGCCCGGCGGCCCGGTGGCGGCTGCGGGTCGTCGGGGCGCTGGACCTGCTGCCCGGCGAGATCTCGGCCCGCCTCGCGAACGCCGCCGCCCGCACCACCGGCCGTCCGGGGCTGGAGCTCAACGTGGCGGTCTGCTACGGCGGGCGCCAGGAGATCGCCGACGCCGTGCGCAAGCTGCTGCTGCAGCACGCGGAGTCGGGCACCTCGATCGAGGAGCTGGCCGAGGTGCTCGACGTCGACCACATCGCCGCGCACCTCTACACGTCCGGCCAGCCCGACCCCGACCTGGTCATCCGCACGTCGGGGGAGCAGCGGCTCTCCGGCTTCCTGCTGTGGCAGTCGGCGAACTCGGAGTTCTGGTTCTGCGAGGCGTACTGGCCGGAGTTCCGGAAGGTCGACTTCCTGCGCGCGCTGCGCGACTACGCCGCCCGGCACCGCCGCTTCGGCTCCTGA